A segment of the Brevibacterium zhoupengii genome:
GGACGAAGCCGCAGACTACTACCGTCACTCCCGTGCCCAGGAGGACTATGCGGTGCCGGAGAAGCAGCTGCGTAAGGCCGAGAAGGCAGCGAAGAAAGCCGCCGAGAAGGATGCTCGCAAAGCGAAGGCTGGAAAATAGAAGTCATCACTGCCAGTGAGTTCTGTTAGGCAGTGAGTCCGGAAAGTCAGTGAGAGGGCCGTGCGGCGAATCAGCCGCACGGCCCTCTCATATGTGTTGTGCCCGGCGTGTCGTGCCCGGGGCAGCTATCAGTGTCTGAGCAGTCAGGCGTTGAGGAAGTTCCTGAGTGTCGTCGAGACTGCCTCAGTTTCAGTGAGAAAGCCGTCATGGCCGACGCCGGAGTCGATGACGTGATGGGTCACGTTTCCGGGCAGGCTCTGCGCGAGGAGTTCGACCTGCGCGGGCGGGAACAGTCGATCCGAGGAGACCGAGACGACGAGGTTGTCGGTGCAGCTTTCGGCCAGTGCAGTCGTCAGGTCGTGGGAGCGACCTATGCGCACATCGTGGTCTCGCAGTGCACGGGAGAGCACGACGTAGCTGTGCGGGTCGAACCGGGCGGTGAGCTTCTTCGCCTGGTGGTCGAGGTACGAGGTGACTTCGTAGTAGTCAGGCGATCGACGGCGCCGGGAGAATCGGTTGTTGAGGTCGACATCGTTGCGGTACGTCAGGTGGGCGATCTGGCGTGCCAGACCCAGCCCCTGTGCGGGGAAGGCACCGACCGCGGTGTAGTCACCGGAGTAGTAGTCGGGGTCAAGCTCGATCGCGCGTTCCTGCATCATCGCCCAGGCGATCTGATCGGCTTCGCAGAAGGCCGGTGCTGCGATGATTGCGCACTTCTTCACCTTGCGTCTGTCAAGGAGTGCGAATTCGAGGGCTCTGGCTCCGCCCATCGAACCGCCGATGACGGCATGCCAGGAGTCGATGCCGAGGATCTGAGTGAGATTGTGTTCCAGGCGGGCCATATCGCGGATGGTGACCTGAGGAAATCTGGATCCATAGGGCAGTCCGTCATCATAGACAGACTGCGGTCCGGTGGTTCCCGAGCATCCGCCGAGCGAATTCGCACACACTACGAAGTATTTCTCGGTGTCGATCGCCTCGCCCGGACCGACGATCCCTGCCCACCATTCGGTGACGCTGGTGTCGCCGGTCAGGGCGTGTTCGATCAGGATCGCATTGCTGCGGTCCGAGTTGAGTGTGCCGAAGGTCTCATAGGCGACTTCGACAGTTCCGAACGTGTGTCCGGATTCTGTGACGAAGCCCAGGATTCGCTCGACGGAAGTGCTCTGGGTGGTCATGTCAGGCGGCGGCCGATGCGATCGTTGCGGCAGCGGCGAAGCCCTTGTCGAGGTCGGCGATGATGTCGTCGCTGCCTTCGAGGCCCACGGACAGACGCACGAAGGCGGGGTTCACGCCAGCGGCGGCCTGTGCCTCTTCATTCAGCTGGGCATGGGTCGTCGAGGCAGGGTGGATGACCAGCGAGCGGACGTCGCCGATATTGGCCACGTGGGAGTGCAGTTCAAGCGCATCGACGAATGCCACGGCGGCGTCGAAGCCTCCGGCGATGTCGAAGCCGAGGACCGATCCGACACCATTGGGCAGGTACTTCTTGGCGTTGTCGTGCCAGGGGCTGGACTCGAGTCCGGCGAAGGCGACCCGGCTGACCTGTTCGTGGTTCTCGAGGTAGGAGGCGACCGTGTTCGCGTTCTCGACGTGGCGGTCGATGCGCAGGCTCAGGGTTTCGATTCCCTGGGCGATGAGGAATGCATTGAACGGGCTGACGGCCGGTCCGAGATCGCGCAGACCCTGCACACGGGCCTTGAGGCCGAAGGAGACGTTTGCGCCGAAGGCGGAGTCCGCGCCGAGGTCGCGAGCGTAGACCAGACCGTTGTAGGACTCATCCGGGGTGTTGAAGCCGGGGAACTTCTCCGGCTGTGTGCCATAGTCGAAGTTTCCGCTGTCGACGACGACACCGGCAATTGAGTTGCCGTGTCCGCCGAGGTACTTGGTGGCCGAGTGGAGGACGACGTCGGCTCCGTGCTCGATCGGGCGCACCAGGTAGGGGGTGGCCAGGGTGTTGTCTGCAAAGAGCGGAACACCGGCCTCGTGGGCGATGTCAGCCACAGCGGCAATGTCGAGGACATCGGAGCGGGGGTTAGAGACAACCTCGGCAAAGAAGAGCTTGGTGTTGTCCTGCGCTGCTGACTTCCAGGCGGCAAGGTCGTCGACGTCGACGAAGGTGGTCTCGATGCCCAGCTTGCGCAGGGTCACGTGAAGCAGGTTGTAGGTTCCGCCGTAGAGGCTGGAGCTGGCGACGATGTGGTCACCGGCCTCGGCGATGTTCGTGATCGCCAGCAGTGCTGCCGACTGACCTGAGGCCGTGAGCACGGCGTGGACGCCGCCTTCGAGGTCGGCGATGCGGTTCTCCACAACCTCGGTGGTCGGGTTGGTGATGCGGGTGTAGATGGGGCCGAGCTCGGCCAGGGCGAAGCGGTTCGCGGCCGTCTCATTGCTGTCGAAGACGAATGAGGTGGTCTGGTGGATGGGCAGTGCGCGGGAGCCCGTGGCCGGGTCCGGTGTCTGGCCAGCATGGATCTGACGAGTTTCGAATGACTGGGTCATGATGTCTCCTTCGGTTACGGCTGATTCGCCCGTGGTGGTCCGCGCGATTGTTTGTGGTGATGTCACTACTGTCTTCGACTCTCAGTCGCCGAGCATGCGATCTTGTCATGTTCATGTCACCTGGCGTCATGTTTCGTCACACCACCAGTTTTCGCAGCGGTCACACCGCTGGGCTCCTCAGCGGAAGTTGCGGGCCTTGGTCGGCAGCTGCACCTCGAGCGGGATGAGCTTGTGCGCGTAGAGGCTCACGACCTCTCCTCCGCGTTGGATCAGCCCGGTGACCACGAGTGCGTTGCGTGAGGTCGCGATCGGCCTGAACCTCTTCATCAGCCCAGCCGTGGCCACGACATTGAGCATCCCGAACTCGTCCTCGAGGTTGATGAATGTGATTCCCGAAGCGGTGGCCGGGCGCTGTCGGTGGGTGACGATGGCGGCCACCGTCATCCGAGTCCCGTCCGCGGCCGCAGCGGCATCAGCAGTCGAGGCATAGCCGCGTTCGATCAGGGACGCTCGCAGGATCTCGGTCGGGTATCCGTCGACGGTGATCCCAGTGGAGAAGAGTTCTGCCAGGGTCGTATCGAAGGCATCCATGGTCGGCAGGGTCGGCGCCGAGGAGATCGTGGCGGTTCCCGGCAACACACCCGGGTGTGCTCCCGCGACGCCACCGGCCAGCCACAGCGCCTGCCTGCGATCGAGGTCGAAGCAGCTCAGCGCCCCCGCGGTCGCGAGTCCCTCGAGGCCCTGTTTGCCGATCCCGGTGCGCTCGGCTAAGTCCGTCACCGAGGTGAATGGTGCCTTCGCGCGTTCGGTCACGATCACCTCGGCGAAGGAACCGACATGAGACACCGAGTCCAATCCCAGCCGGATACCGAACTCGCCGAAGTCTCCGGTGCCATCGGGGCCGAGTCGTTCCAGGTCGCTGCCGGCCATCGAGTGGCGGATGTCCACGGGCAGGATTCTCACCCCGTGTCGGCGGGCGTCGGCGACGAGTGACTGCGGCGAGTAGAAGCCCATCGGCTGGCTGCGCAGCAGGCCGACGGTGAATGCCGCATGGTGGTGGTATTTGAACCAGGCCGACTGGTAGACGAGGTTGGCGAAGCTGATCGCGTGGGATTCGGGGAACCCGTAGTTCGCGAACGCGGCGATCGTGGAGAAGATGGACTCCGCGGTCTCCTCGTCGACTCCGTTGGCGGCGGCACCGGCCTGGAACTTCTGGGCCAGCTCGGCCATCCGCTTCTCTGACCGTCGCGATCCCATCGCCTGCCGCAGCTGGTCGGCATCAGCCCCGGTGAAGCCGCCGACGTCGATGGCCATCTGCATCAGCTGCTCCTGGAACAGCGGCACCCCGTAGGTCTTGGCCAGGGATTTGCGCAGCAGCGGGTGAAGGTACTCGACCTTGTCCAGGCCCTGCCGTCTGCGGATGTAGGGGTGGACGGAACCGCCCTGGATGGGGCCGGGCCGAATGAGGGCGACCTGGACGGCGAGATCATAGAACGTCTCCGGGCGCAGGCGGGGCAGGGTCGCCAGCTGAGCCCGTGATTCGACCTGGAAGACGCCCACCGCATCGGCCTTCTGCAGCATCGTGTAGACGGCTTCGTCCTCGTCGTCGATGTGGGCGCGTTCGATGAGCTCGCCTGTGTGCCGGTGGACCTGGTCGACCATCTCGTGGAGTGCGGTGAGCATGCCCAGCCCCAACAGGTCGAACTTCACCAGGTCCATGGCGGCACAGTCGTCCTTGTCCCATTGGACGACGGTGCGATGGCCCATCGTGGCCTTCTCGATCGGAACGACCTCACCGATGGGACGATCGGCGAGGATCATGCCACCGGAGTGGATGCCCAGGTGACGGGGTGAGCCAAGCAGGTCGTCCGCGATCCTGAGCACAGGCGCGGGGACCGGGGAATCCTCAGCCTCGGGCAGGGTCGACCAACGGTTGCTGGCCTTTGAGAACGCATCCTGCTGACCCGGTTCGTAGCCGAGGCTGAAGGCCGCGTCACGGATGGCCGATTTCGCCCGGTAGGTGATGACGTTGGCGACCTGGGCAGCCCGCTCGCGGCCGAAATGGTCGTAGACGTATTGGATGACCTCTTCGCGCCTGCCCGATTCGATGTCGATGTCGATGTCCGGATAGCCCTTGCGATCCGGTGAGAGGAAGCGGTCGAAGAGGAGTTCGTGCTTGACCGCGTCGACGGCGGTGATATCGAGGACATAGCAGACTGCGGAGTTCGCCGCCGAGCCTCTCCCCTGGCAGAAGATGGCCAGCCGATGGCAGAACTCGGTGATGTCGTAGACGATGAGGAAGTATCCGCAGAATCCCAGTTCTGCGATCATGTTCATCTCCCGATCCAGCTGGGCCCAGGCCTTCGGGTTCTCTGCTCGGGTCCCGTAGCGCCTGGCGCCGCGATCTTCGATGAGCTCACGCAGGTATTCCTCGGCCCCACGGTCATCGGGCATCGGTGCGCGCGGCAGATCCGGGCGGGCGGAGTTCAGGACGAAGGAGCATTCCCGGCCGATGGCCACCGCGTTCTCCAACGCCTGGCGCGGGAAGCGTGCCGCCATCTCCTCCCCCGTGTGGATCCGAGCGTTCGCCGTCGCCGGCAGCCACCCGGCCAGCTCGTCGAGGGACAGCCGAGACCTCACCGAGGCCCGCACCTGGGCTGACTTCCACTGCGCCCGGGTGGCGAAGTGGACGCTGTTGCTGGCCACGATCGGCAGGTGGGTGCGCTGAGCGAGTTCGCCGAGGTGGCGCAGCCGTTCATCGTCATCCGGAGTCCCATCCCGGCTGAGTTCAACTGCGAGACGATCGGCTCCGAAGAGCGCGATGAGTCTGTGCAGGGCACCGAGTCCCCCGTCGGGATCATTCAGGGCTCGACGCAGAGGGCCTTTGCGGCAGCCGGTGAGAATCATCCAGTCCCCGCTCATCGCCGCCAGTTCTTCGAGGCCGAACACCGGTCGGTTCTTCTCCCCCGCTAAGTTGGCCTCGGTGATGGCCATCGAGAGTCGGTGGTATCCCTCGACTCCACGGGCAAGGATCAGAAGGTGGGTGGCATCGGGATCGGTCTGGCCGGGGATCTTCTCCTCCAAGCCCACGGACAGCTCAGCACCGAAGACGGTGGGCAGGCCCACCTCGGCGGCGGCATGGGCGAACCGCACCGCACCGTAGAGACCGTTGTGATCGGTCAGCGCCAAAGACGTCAGCCCCGCGGCCGCGCCTGCGGCCACGAGGTCTTCGGGGTCGGAGGCTCCATCGAGGAAGCTGAACTGGGAATGCACGTGCAGCTCCGCCCACTCGACGCTCGAGGTACGCAGGATGGGGCCTTGACCCGGCCCCGAATAGCGACTGGCACCGTCGGAGCCGCCGGGTCCCACTGAGACCTGATGCCGGTCGGGGCGGGAGAAGGCGGGCGCGTCGGATCCGTCGGCGTGTTCGTCAACCGATTGCCTGTTGACCGTCTGCCTGTCGGTGACCTGTTTGCGCTTGGCCTGTTTGCTCTCCAGCCGCTGGGCCAGCTGGGACCAGGGGGTGCGCGGATTCGAAAAGCCCATCAGCGGTTCAGCTCCCTCATCAGCGGTACCGGCCGGTGATGTACCACTGGCCGTTCTCTTTGCTCAGCAGCAGTGCCTGCCCCGAATCGGTGACGACCTGCAGACGGGTCCGATAGGTGGCTTTCGCCGGATCCCACCAACCGGATTCCACAGGCCAGGAGCCCGAATAGTCAACGATTGTCTCGGTGGCTCCGGTCGGAAAGCGGATCGCATACGGTGCCGATTCCAGGCCTGCGGGGCGAGCCCCCACCGAGCGACCTCCCACGGCAAGCACATCGACGGGCAGGTTCTCAACCGTCGTCGGTCGGGGTGCGTGCAGTGCCCCCGGCCAGGGTGCCCCGGGGCTGCGCACCGGTGATGCCGCCTGCTGCCACGGCGTCCACAGGTTCGTTTCGGCCGGATCCCATCCGCCCTGCAGTCCTGGGACCAGAACCGCGTCGGGGCCGAACAGTCCCTGCAGCCGCTCCAGCGTGTGAGTGACCTGCCCGGTGTTCTCATCGAACAGACTCTTCGTTGCCCCGATGGGGGTGGTCAGCTCCGCGGCCACAAGGCTCAGAGCGATGATGCCCTCCTCGGAGAAGTCCTCCGGGTCGGGGCCGGGCTCGTCGGGAGCCGGCGTCTCCCTGTCCTGGCTGCTCTTGCTGTCTTTGCGGTTCTTGCGGGAAGGGGCTGAACCCTGCTGAGGGGAGGCCGGGCCTTTTCGAGTGCTTCCGGCCAACCATCCTTCTGCCTGCCACCGCAGACGATCGGCGATGGTGTTCTCGTTCATGTCCTCGATCCGCCAGGTCCGCTTCGAGGACTGCCCCGAGACGGCGATGAGCTCGATCGTGATCTGTGTGCACACGAGTCCTCGGCGGCGCACCGTACTCAGCAGGTCGGCGGCGAGCTGGCGGGTCAGGAATCCCAAGGTGTCACTGCGGGTCGTCGGCTCGTCCAGACCGAGTTCGACGGTGAGTCGCTCCTCCCGGACATGATCGCTCAAGGGTGCCCATTCGACGCCTGTGGCCAGATCGTGAGCGTGTTTGCCCAGCGCCCCGAAACGTGAGTTCACCGCCCGCACGTCGATTCCGGCCAGATCTCCCAAGGTACGCAGGCCCAGCTGGGTGAAGGTGTCGATGAGTTCGGTTGCGCCCGCCCCCGCATATTCGAGGGTGCTGATCGGCTGGGCGGCCAAGAACTCTGCGGTCTCCCCCGGCTCGACTCGCCGCGCCTGCCCCGCGGCGAGGACTGCAGCGAAGACGGTGTCGGCGATGCCGGGGAAGAACTCCCATCCGGTGGCCGACACCAGCGCGGAGATCAGAGCCTCAACAGCGCTGGGCTCATCGGCATAGCCGTGCTTGAGCGAGTCGAGGGGAATGGCGAGCGTGCCGGGACTGAGCAGAGTGAACCGTGCCACGAGTTCCTCGAGCGCTCCGACTCCTGCGGAGAAATGTCGGTTGTCTGCCTCCTCGTCCCAGGCCACCGCTTGGGCTTCGGGACAGCGATATCCGACCGCGCGTTTGTTGTTGCCCAACGCGATTCCGGCGGCACGAGCAGGCGCGTTGGCCGCTACCACCTTGCCCCCGCTGAGCACCGCCACCGGAGTGCGCGGGCTGAACTCGTGCTCGGTCGCGGCTGCCACGGCGGACCAATCGGGAACGGTGAGAACGAGCGTGCGACGACCCTCGGCGTTCGCGGCGGCAGGCACGCTGTTCCCAGCTGCTGGGCCGCTGCGCACCGCTGTGGGGCTCTTCCGCCCTGGTGCGGCTTCAGCTGACACTGCGGATCACCGGCCGTTCGAATGTGCCCTCAGCCGAGGTGCGTGGTGGTGCTTCGCTGGGAGTTCCGTCCGGTCCGGGCAGCAGGAACCGGTGGACGCCGGTCTGGGATCGGGCTTGCACAAGGCAGGACCGGAGACGTCCATGACCGTGTTCCGTGCCCGACCACTGCGTGTCGATGATGGTGATCTGCTCCGTGCTCCCGGGCATCGAGGTCAGGCTGATGAAGCTGATCTTGCGTTCGCGCACCTTCGCCAGCAGCCGGGCGCGTTCGCCGGCACTGGGCAGAAATCCTGGATCGACGACGAGGACGTCGAAGGATTCGATGAGGATGGAGGCCACACGCAGCCAGTCTTCGGC
Coding sequences within it:
- the metX gene encoding homoserine O-acetyltransferase MetX, which gives rise to MTTQSTSVERILGFVTESGHTFGTVEVAYETFGTLNSDRSNAILIEHALTGDTSVTEWWAGIVGPGEAIDTEKYFVVCANSLGGCSGTTGPQSVYDDGLPYGSRFPQVTIRDMARLEHNLTQILGIDSWHAVIGGSMGGARALEFALLDRRKVKKCAIIAAPAFCEADQIAWAMMQERAIELDPDYYSGDYTAVGAFPAQGLGLARQIAHLTYRNDVDLNNRFSRRRRSPDYYEVTSYLDHQAKKLTARFDPHSYVVLSRALRDHDVRIGRSHDLTTALAESCTDNLVVSVSSDRLFPPAQVELLAQSLPGNVTHHVIDSGVGHDGFLTETEAVSTTLRNFLNA
- a CDS encoding O-acetylhomoserine aminocarboxypropyltransferase/cysteine synthase family protein; amino-acid sequence: MTQSFETRQIHAGQTPDPATGSRALPIHQTTSFVFDSNETAANRFALAELGPIYTRITNPTTEVVENRIADLEGGVHAVLTASGQSAALLAITNIAEAGDHIVASSSLYGGTYNLLHVTLRKLGIETTFVDVDDLAAWKSAAQDNTKLFFAEVVSNPRSDVLDIAAVADIAHEAGVPLFADNTLATPYLVRPIEHGADVVLHSATKYLGGHGNSIAGVVVDSGNFDYGTQPEKFPGFNTPDESYNGLVYARDLGADSAFGANVSFGLKARVQGLRDLGPAVSPFNAFLIAQGIETLSLRIDRHVENANTVASYLENHEQVSRVAFAGLESSPWHDNAKKYLPNGVGSVLGFDIAGGFDAAVAFVDALELHSHVANIGDVRSLVIHPASTTHAQLNEEAQAAAGVNPAFVRLSVGLEGSDDIIADLDKGFAAAATIASAAA
- a CDS encoding Y-family DNA polymerase; this translates as MSAEAAPGRKSPTAVRSGPAAGNSVPAAANAEGRRTLVLTVPDWSAVAAATEHEFSPRTPVAVLSGGKVVAANAPARAAGIALGNNKRAVGYRCPEAQAVAWDEEADNRHFSAGVGALEELVARFTLLSPGTLAIPLDSLKHGYADEPSAVEALISALVSATGWEFFPGIADTVFAAVLAAGQARRVEPGETAEFLAAQPISTLEYAGAGATELIDTFTQLGLRTLGDLAGIDVRAVNSRFGALGKHAHDLATGVEWAPLSDHVREERLTVELGLDEPTTRSDTLGFLTRQLAADLLSTVRRRGLVCTQITIELIAVSGQSSKRTWRIEDMNENTIADRLRWQAEGWLAGSTRKGPASPQQGSAPSRKNRKDSKSSQDRETPAPDEPGPDPEDFSEEGIIALSLVAAELTTPIGATKSLFDENTGQVTHTLERLQGLFGPDAVLVPGLQGGWDPAETNLWTPWQQAASPVRSPGAPWPGALHAPRPTTVENLPVDVLAVGGRSVGARPAGLESAPYAIRFPTGATETIVDYSGSWPVESGWWDPAKATYRTRLQVVTDSGQALLLSKENGQWYITGRYR
- a CDS encoding DNA recombination/repair protein RecA; translation: MSAVPLVEQLSREMGISTAAALFDGLAPRPVDPVLAPMFRRGGLPRGEIVTLTGGQSLSCALATIAVATQEQKWCAGIGLGEPAVSSIADLGVDLDHFVNLVTPAEDWLRVASILIESFDVLVVDPGFLPSAGERARLLAKVRERKISFISLTSMPGSTEQITIIDTQWSGTEHGHGRLRSCLVQARSQTGVHRFLLPGPDGTPSEAPPRTSAEGTFERPVIRSVS
- a CDS encoding error-prone DNA polymerase, with translation MGFSNPRTPWSQLAQRLESKQAKRKQVTDRQTVNRQSVDEHADGSDAPAFSRPDRHQVSVGPGGSDGASRYSGPGQGPILRTSSVEWAELHVHSQFSFLDGASDPEDLVAAGAAAGLTSLALTDHNGLYGAVRFAHAAAEVGLPTVFGAELSVGLEEKIPGQTDPDATHLLILARGVEGYHRLSMAITEANLAGEKNRPVFGLEELAAMSGDWMILTGCRKGPLRRALNDPDGGLGALHRLIALFGADRLAVELSRDGTPDDDERLRHLGELAQRTHLPIVASNSVHFATRAQWKSAQVRASVRSRLSLDELAGWLPATANARIHTGEEMAARFPRQALENAVAIGRECSFVLNSARPDLPRAPMPDDRGAEEYLRELIEDRGARRYGTRAENPKAWAQLDREMNMIAELGFCGYFLIVYDITEFCHRLAIFCQGRGSAANSAVCYVLDITAVDAVKHELLFDRFLSPDRKGYPDIDIDIESGRREEVIQYVYDHFGRERAAQVANVITYRAKSAIRDAAFSLGYEPGQQDAFSKASNRWSTLPEAEDSPVPAPVLRIADDLLGSPRHLGIHSGGMILADRPIGEVVPIEKATMGHRTVVQWDKDDCAAMDLVKFDLLGLGMLTALHEMVDQVHRHTGELIERAHIDDEDEAVYTMLQKADAVGVFQVESRAQLATLPRLRPETFYDLAVQVALIRPGPIQGGSVHPYIRRRQGLDKVEYLHPLLRKSLAKTYGVPLFQEQLMQMAIDVGGFTGADADQLRQAMGSRRSEKRMAELAQKFQAGAAANGVDEETAESIFSTIAAFANYGFPESHAISFANLVYQSAWFKYHHHAAFTVGLLRSQPMGFYSPQSLVADARRHGVRILPVDIRHSMAGSDLERLGPDGTGDFGEFGIRLGLDSVSHVGSFAEVIVTERAKAPFTSVTDLAERTGIGKQGLEGLATAGALSCFDLDRRQALWLAGGVAGAHPGVLPGTATISSAPTLPTMDAFDTTLAELFSTGITVDGYPTEILRASLIERGYASTADAAAAADGTRMTVAAIVTHRQRPATASGITFINLEDEFGMLNVVATAGLMKRFRPIATSRNALVVTGLIQRGGEVVSLYAHKLIPLEVQLPTKARNFR